One region of Quercus lobata isolate SW786 chromosome 2, ValleyOak3.0 Primary Assembly, whole genome shotgun sequence genomic DNA includes:
- the LOC115977829 gene encoding disease resistance response protein 206-like, whose amino-acid sequence MEARCSIVFYFLMLLALSSAFAFPSKKQYKPCKHLVLYFHDIIYNGKNAGNATSAIVAAPDGANLTILAGQFHFGNIAVFDDPITLDNNLHSKPVGRAQGLYIYDTKNTFTSWLGFTFVLNSTDHQGTINFSGADPIMVKSRDISIVGGTGDFFMHRGIATIMTDAFEGEVYFRLRVDIKFYECW is encoded by the coding sequence atggaAGCAAGATGCTccattgttttttatttcctCATGTTACTTGCTTTATCTTCAGCCTTTGCATTCCCGAGCAAGAAACAGTATAAACCATGCAAGCATTTAGTCTTATACTTTCATGACATCATTTACAATGGCAAAAATGCTGGTAATGCAACATCTGCCATTGTAGCAGCTCCTGATGGAGCTAACTTAACCATCTTAGCAGGCCAATTCCATTTTGGGAACATAGCAGTTTTTGACGATCCCATTACCCTTGACAACAATCTCCACTCGAAACCCGTTGGCAGGGCACAAGGCCTTTACATTTACGATACAAAAAACACCTTCACTTCTTGGTTAGGCTTCACATTTGTTCTTAATAGCACAGACCACCAAGGTACTATAAATTTCTCTGGAGCTGATCCAATCATGGTGAAGTCTAGGGACATATCAATCGTGGGTGGGACTGGAGATTTTTTCATGCACCGTGGAATTGCAACTATAATGACTGATGCATTTGAAGGAGAAGTATATTTCAGGCTCCGCGTCGACATCAAGTTCTATGAATGCTGGTAA